ATGCTTCCTTCTTTTAGTCCAGCGATCAAAGCTTCACGATCCTCACGGGAGCGAAGTGGTGGATTCATTTTCCAGTTAGAATCTAGACTGTCTGGAATATCCTCATCACATAACAACAGATGGTGTGGAGTTACTTCCGTTGAAACGTTGATGCCTGCACGTTTACCATCGCGTACAAGGCGCACCGATTCTTTTGCGCTGATATGACATACATGATAGTGAACCCCCGTTGCTTCTGCTAGTAGAATATCTCGGCCGACATGCACGGATTCTGATGCAGACGGGATACCTGGTAGCCCATACTTGGCTGCTGTCACCCCGTCATGTAAAGCCGCACCCGGAGGCAACAAATCGTTGTCTTCGCAGTGTGCAACGACGGACATTCCTAATGCTTTAGCCCGTTTCATTGCTTCTACCATCATTTTAGTAGATTGCACTCCTACCCCATCATCAGTCAGGGCAAAGGCTCCGGCTTGTTGTAAGGCCGCAAAGTCTGTGTGCTCTAAACCAAGTTGCCGTACTGTAATGGCAGCGTAAGGCAAAACACGTGCCATGTTCGCTTGCTTTGCTTTATTGAGGACGAATTCTACGGTTTCAACACTGTCGATCACTGGGCGTGTATTTGGCATGCAGGATACCGTGGTGTAGCCACCCGCCACTGCTGCACGTGCTCCCGTTTCAATCGTTTCTTTAGCTTCAAATCCTGGCTCACGGAAATGCACATGTACATCCACTAGACCTGGGGCTACGAAGTGTCCATTCAATTCCACCACTTCATGATCTGCTTCTACCTCGATGTTACTCTCGATTTTAACAATGCGATCTTCTACAATTAACAAATCCTTGATCGAAAGTTCACCTTGTTCGTTTAGCAGTTTGCCATTTTTAAGGATGATTCCCATGTGCTCATTCCTCCTGTCATCATTTTAGCGATTACGGCCATGCGTACAGCCACCCCATTTGTAACTTGGGGGAAAATAACCGACTTCTTACTTTCTACCAGTTGTCCATCAATCTCCACTCCTCGATTAAAAGGAGCCGGATGCATAATAATTGCATTTGTCTTCATCATGGCAGCTCGTTCCAACGTAAGTCCATAAGCCTGATGATACGTTTCCTTGGATGAAAAGAGCTGACCAGTATGACGTTCTAGTTGTACCCGTAGCATCATTACCACATCCGCTTTTGCTATGGCTTCCTCCATCCCCACCACTCTTACACCTTCTGGCAAGGCTGTCTGATCACGCAACAACTGATCTGGTCCTGAAATCATAAGTTTAGCGCCAAGCTTAGGTAGTGCATCCAAGTGCGAACCGAACACTCTGCTATGGCGCAAATCACCAATGATCGCTACCTGTAACCCTTGAATGCCCCCGTGATGCTGCTTCATTGTCAGTAAATCCAGTAAGCATTGAGTTGGATGTTCCATCGTGCCTTCCCCTGCGTTTACAAGGTGCATGTTCAAGTTTTGTTCGTTAGCAAGCTCAGTGAATAATCCATTTTGTCCTGTGCGAATAACAGCTGTCTCTACCCCCATCGATTCAAGTGTTCGCAAAGTATCATAGATTGTCTCACCTTTGGTAGTGGAAGAGCTGCTATCACTAAAATTCAATACGTGAGCACCCAAACGTTTTTCCGCTACTTCAAAGGAAAAGCGGGTTCGCGTACTTGCTTCGAAAAATAGGTTAGCTATGAATCGTCCCTGCAATAGATTGATATTTTCGTTTGGCCTTGCTGCAAAGTATTCCGCTTCTCGCAAGATTGCTTCGATATCACCTTTACTAAGGTTTTTTATTCCCAGCAGATTCTTCATTATCCTCCACTCCTTCGCCTGTCTGGTCTGTCATAATGCTTATGCTGCCGACTCTACTTGATCCTTGTGCGCCTCACCCATCGCAGATTCTTTTCCAGGTAAGATCGCATGTAGGAAAATTCCTATGAAAGTAGCAAATGCTACATTATCAATCGTTAAGTTCGTCAGGAAGCTTTGCCAGAAGGTAACTCCCTCAAAGCTAATTTTGTATCCACCGATTCCTGTTACTAGAATGGAGGCGGCAATAATCATGTTACGTTTATTTGAAAAATCTACTTTATTTTCAACATACATCCGGAACCCTTGGGATGCGATAATCCCGAACAGTACGATCGAGACTCCACCAAGTACCGGCGTTGGAATGGTTAAGAGAAACGCGCTAATTTTTCCACAGAAGGAGAATAAGATCGCGAACACTGCCGCTAGGCCAATGACTGCTCGACTATAGACTCGGGTGATTGCTAGAACACCCATGTTCTCGCCATAAGTCGTACTAGGTGGTCCACCGATAAAGGCGGCAACCGCGGTAGCTACACCATCACCTAGTAAGCTTCGGTGCAAGCCAGGTTCCTTCATTAAATCACGATTCATAATTTTACTTGTTACTAATAAATGACCCAGATGTTCTGTTAAGGAGACAAATGCAATCGGTGCAATAATTAGGGCCGACAACCATGCTCCTTTATCCATCATGGCAGTTGTTAGCAAGCCTACATGCAAGTGTTGCGTAAACATTTCCGGTAAGCTGATGAAAAGTGGGGCATTTGTAATGGAAGCCCAGTCAATCAATTCAGCATGTCGTAGGGCTGTATAGCCGTATCCACCAATGATTCCAAGCAAGATGGGAATCAGTGATAAGAATCCACGTAGCATAACCGCAGCGATAATTGTTACCAGCAGTGAAACTAAAGAGATTTCAATAGAAGTGAGCGAGATTACTGACTTTCCCTCTACTGTTACTTTTGTAGCCATATCGACAGCTACTCCGGCCAAGCTCAAACCAATAACCACGATGATGGATGCAATCACAACTGGAGGGAGTAATCGATCTAGCCAGCCTACCCCAAATTTTCGTACCATTGCTGCTACTAGCATATATACCAGACCCGATAAAAAGCAGCCCAATAAGGCAACTCCTTGCCCGTATGTTGCAGTCACCGTAATGATTGGTCCGATGAAAGCGAAGGAAGATCCAAGATAGTTAGGAATTTTTCCTTTTGTAATCATCATGAAAATTAGAGTACCTAAACCACTCGCGATCAATGCAGCTGATATATCTAAACCGGTTAAGATTGGGACTAGTACTGTGGAGCCAAACATTGCGAATAGGTGTTGAATACTAAGTGGTAATAAACGAGTCAAAGCTGGTGTTTCATGTACGTCTACAAAGTCTTGTTTGCTCATTATCTCCCCTGCTTTCTGGTATTTTTTGCACAAAAAAACCTCTTCGTGTGTACACAAAGAGGCAGGTCCAAGCACAGAGGTACGCATACCTCCAGCGTTAGATCGTGTCCCCTTGCTAACCTCACGGGATTAGCCTTAAAGAGGCGATATATAGTTGTCGATTCATTCTTCTTTTTGCATCAGCGAAACTTTATCCGTTCCATCTACTTCTTGTAATTGTACAGCAATAATTTCAGAACGGGACGTTGGCATGTTTTTGCCCACATAATCAGGTCGGATGGGCAATTCACGGTGTCCACGATCCACTAATACAGCGAGTTGAATCATCGTCGAGCGTCCTTGATCCACTAAGGCATCCAGAGCAGCTCTGACAGTACGACCTGTATACAGCACATCATCCACCAAGATGACCTTTTTTCCTGTAATCTCAGGTAGTTTCGCACCATGAACAATTGCTTCCGATGACCTGTGTGTCAAATCGTCCCGGTACAGGGTAATGTCCAATTCACCAAATGGAAGCTGTACATTCTCAATTTGCTCGATTCGTTTGGCTAAGCGTTCTGCCAAATAAATACCGCGAGTTTTAATGCCGATGATCACACAGTCCTCTACGCCCTTGTTACGTTCAATAATTTCGTGAGCAATGCGAGTTAAGGCTCGTCTAATAGCTGCTTCATCCATCATAATGCTTTTTTCGTTCATTGGAGTTGCTCCTTTCAGCAGAAGTAGATGACCTTTACAAGACACGGGAGGCTACTATCTGCTAGCTTGTGTTCTTCTTGGTGGTTTGACACACAAAAAAAGCTTCTTGTCTCACTGACAAGAAGCTTCGTGCGTACATAAAGAAGGGCATAATTATCCCAACCATATCTACGTTATTCACCGTCGCCCTTGCCAGCCTCACGGGACTGGATTTAAAGGTTACCTTTTGTTACGAATGATTATGTCATACCTTTTTATATCTGTCAACACATTTAACTTTTTTGCTCACGTAAGAACTGAATCTCTGCTTGCAATTCCTTTGGCGTTGGTGCCTCGAATTCCATGTATTCACCTGTACTTGGATGAATGAATCCTAGTGTTTTCGCATGCAAGGCTTGACCATTGATATCCAGTGTTTTTCGAGGTCCATATTTTGGATCACCAGCTAACGGATAGCCAATATATTTCATATGAACACGTATCTGATGAGTGCGTCCTGTCTCTAGCTTTAATTCCACAACGGTAAAATCCTTCAACCGCTCCAGCACGACAAAGTGCGTCACAGCAGGCTTACTATTACCAAAAACAACTGCCATCTGTTGACGATTTTTGGGATCGCGTCCGATTGGCGCATCAATAGTTCCCATCTCATGTGGGATTTCCCCGTGAACAAGCGCCACATATTTACGATTAACGGTATGTTCCTTTAATTGAGCAGCCAAACTCGCATGAGCCTTATCGTTCTTGGCAATCATTAATAACCCAGATGTGTCTTTATCAATACGATGAACGATACCTGGGCGCATCACACCATTAATGCCAGATAAATCCTTACAATGGTACATGAGGCCATTTACTAACGTTCCTGTATAATGACCCAACGCGGGATGCACGACTAAACCACGTGGTT
This is a stretch of genomic DNA from Brevibacillus laterosporus DSM 25. It encodes these proteins:
- a CDS encoding aspartate carbamoyltransferase catalytic subunit, with the protein product MKNLLGIKNLSKGDIEAILREAEYFAARPNENINLLQGRFIANLFFEASTRTRFSFEVAEKRLGAHVLNFSDSSSSTTKGETIYDTLRTLESMGVETAVIRTGQNGLFTELANEQNLNMHLVNAGEGTMEHPTQCLLDLLTMKQHHGGIQGLQVAIIGDLRHSRVFGSHLDALPKLGAKLMISGPDQLLRDQTALPEGVRVVGMEEAIAKADVVMMLRVQLERHTGQLFSSKETYHQAYGLTLERAAMMKTNAIIMHPAPFNRGVEIDGQLVESKKSVIFPQVTNGVAVRMAVIAKMMTGGMSTWESSLKMANC
- the pyrR gene encoding bifunctional pyr operon transcriptional regulator/uracil phosphoribosyltransferase PyrR gives rise to the protein MNEKSIMMDEAAIRRALTRIAHEIIERNKGVEDCVIIGIKTRGIYLAERLAKRIEQIENVQLPFGELDITLYRDDLTHRSSEAIVHGAKLPEITGKKVILVDDVLYTGRTVRAALDALVDQGRSTMIQLAVLVDRGHRELPIRPDYVGKNMPTSRSEIIAVQLQEVDGTDKVSLMQKEE
- a CDS encoding dihydroorotase translates to MGIILKNGKLLNEQGELSIKDLLIVEDRIVKIESNIEVEADHEVVELNGHFVAPGLVDVHVHFREPGFEAKETIETGARAAVAGGYTTVSCMPNTRPVIDSVETVEFVLNKAKQANMARVLPYAAITVRQLGLEHTDFAALQQAGAFALTDDGVGVQSTKMMVEAMKRAKALGMSVVAHCEDNDLLPPGAALHDGVTAAKYGLPGIPSASESVHVGRDILLAEATGVHYHVCHISAKESVRLVRDGKRAGINVSTEVTPHHLLLCDEDIPDSLDSNWKMNPPLRSREDREALIAGLKEGSIDIIATDHAPHTSEEKAKGLERAPFGIVGLETAFPLLYTHLVEKGILTLAELVDKMATKPAELFGLPYGKLEVGAIADLAVFDLTTERSINPDHFKSKGKNTPFAGWVCRGWTVLTMVDGEIVYNNK
- a CDS encoding RluA family pseudouridine synthase → MTEQTFERYDWTVEKEEAGERIDKFLTMQEGEWSRSQVQAWVKDGRVTVNDAPIKNNYKVAVDDEISLRVPPPKELKIEAQEMDLDIVYEDSDVVVVNKPRGLVVHPALGHYTGTLVNGLMYHCKDLSGINGVMRPGIVHRIDKDTSGLLMIAKNDKAHASLAAQLKEHTVNRKYVALVHGEIPHEMGTIDAPIGRDPKNRQQMAVVFGNSKPAVTHFVVLERLKDFTVVELKLETGRTHQIRVHMKYIGYPLAGDPKYGPRKTLDINGQALHAKTLGFIHPSTGEYMEFEAPTPKELQAEIQFLREQKS
- a CDS encoding solute carrier family 23 protein — protein: MSKQDFVDVHETPALTRLLPLSIQHLFAMFGSTVLVPILTGLDISAALIASGLGTLIFMMITKGKIPNYLGSSFAFIGPIITVTATYGQGVALLGCFLSGLVYMLVAAMVRKFGVGWLDRLLPPVVIASIIVVIGLSLAGVAVDMATKVTVEGKSVISLTSIEISLVSLLVTIIAAVMLRGFLSLIPILLGIIGGYGYTALRHAELIDWASITNAPLFISLPEMFTQHLHVGLLTTAMMDKGAWLSALIIAPIAFVSLTEHLGHLLVTSKIMNRDLMKEPGLHRSLLGDGVATAVAAFIGGPPSTTYGENMGVLAITRVYSRAVIGLAAVFAILFSFCGKISAFLLTIPTPVLGGVSIVLFGIIASQGFRMYVENKVDFSNKRNMIIAASILVTGIGGYKISFEGVTFWQSFLTNLTIDNVAFATFIGIFLHAILPGKESAMGEAHKDQVESAA